One segment of Bradyrhizobium sp. CB2312 DNA contains the following:
- a CDS encoding LysR substrate-binding domain-containing protein: MSALRAFEVAARAGSFTAAAEELGVTHGAVSKQIQVLETWLGRQLFRRAGQKMEPTPHGRAFAREITGALDQIADATRRYGSSASSSVLQVSAPATFAMRWLIPRLPNFYARRPRAEVCVSTSMTTDHGITGHFDLVIRRGPEPWHQYDFIEFMRERNTLVASPLQLKRRPLRRLSDIPQHTILSTDSRPGDWENWLEAASYDGEFPPKRQAFDHFFVTLQAALNGLGLAIGPVPVLADDIEKGHLIAPFARIEVARKSYFALTPRDADKPPLLVNFLDWLREEGNVR; the protein is encoded by the coding sequence TTGTCCGCATTGCGTGCTTTCGAAGTAGCCGCGCGCGCCGGCAGTTTCACAGCTGCCGCTGAGGAATTGGGGGTGACGCATGGCGCGGTCAGCAAGCAAATCCAAGTATTGGAAACCTGGTTAGGCCGTCAGCTTTTTCGACGCGCCGGGCAAAAAATGGAGCCCACTCCTCACGGCCGGGCGTTCGCTCGCGAAATCACCGGTGCATTAGACCAGATCGCTGATGCAACGAGACGCTATGGATCGTCTGCGTCGAGCAGCGTCTTGCAGGTTAGCGCGCCAGCTACATTTGCCATGCGTTGGCTAATTCCCAGGCTGCCCAACTTTTATGCCAGGCGGCCTCGAGCAGAGGTATGCGTTTCAACGTCGATGACGACGGACCATGGTATCACTGGACATTTTGACCTTGTTATTCGTAGGGGCCCGGAGCCTTGGCATCAATACGACTTTATCGAGTTTATGCGCGAGCGAAATACCTTGGTTGCTAGTCCTTTGCAGCTCAAGAGAAGGCCCTTGCGAAGGCTTTCAGATATTCCTCAACACACAATCCTTTCTACCGACAGTCGACCAGGAGACTGGGAAAACTGGTTGGAAGCCGCGAGTTACGACGGCGAGTTTCCGCCGAAGCGCCAGGCGTTTGATCATTTCTTTGTCACTCTTCAGGCGGCGCTGAACGGCCTTGGGCTTGCAATAGGTCCAGTGCCGGTGTTGGCAGATGATATCGAGAAAGGACATCTTATCGCACCCTTCGCCCGCATTGAAGTTGCGCGGAAGAGTTACTTCGCACTGACACCGAGGGATGCCGACAAGCCTCCGTTGCTCGTGAATTTTCTGGATTGGCTTCGCGAAGAAGGAAACGTTCGATAG
- a CDS encoding VOC family protein has protein sequence MNNGNERPLITSVCYVRLPVTELPASARFMSDIIGLQRVAEQDGEIAFRSDDRFRTIGLFSNSSEDASVGVEVWDSTALNIIAKRLGDFGFVFRNADADECRRRYVQSALLAEDASKNRIDFVVRPFRSGKRYFPCRDAGILHFHSIGLRTTQHVGDLAFWAAVGAEVSDWVGDITYLRTDRMHHRIALYPSNRNGLLYSAFEVEALDQIMQNSYFMQESQIKIVQGPGRQAASKQIFLHVEGPDGLIFSYVNGMTEYGDKPRLARQFPLVASSLCDWGSESKDVPELRAPLYSTGR, from the coding sequence ATGAACAACGGCAATGAGAGGCCGCTTATCACGTCAGTCTGTTATGTACGCTTGCCAGTCACTGAGCTGCCCGCCAGCGCCCGCTTCATGTCGGACATCATCGGCTTGCAGCGTGTCGCGGAGCAAGATGGCGAAATTGCTTTTCGGTCCGACGATCGTTTTCGCACAATCGGTCTCTTTAGCAACTCGAGCGAAGATGCGAGCGTCGGAGTTGAAGTGTGGGACAGCACGGCGCTCAACATCATTGCTAAGCGCCTGGGCGATTTCGGCTTCGTATTTAGGAACGCAGACGCTGATGAGTGCCGGCGTCGCTACGTCCAATCTGCACTTCTCGCCGAAGACGCCTCGAAGAACCGTATCGATTTCGTGGTGCGCCCATTTCGCAGCGGCAAACGCTATTTTCCTTGCCGGGACGCGGGCATTTTGCACTTTCACAGCATCGGCCTTCGGACAACGCAGCATGTGGGCGACCTCGCCTTTTGGGCGGCTGTCGGAGCCGAGGTCAGCGATTGGGTCGGAGACATCACGTATTTGCGGACTGACAGGATGCATCACCGCATCGCGCTATACCCTTCGAACCGAAACGGGCTGCTGTATTCAGCTTTCGAGGTCGAAGCGCTAGATCAGATCATGCAGAACAGCTACTTCATGCAAGAAAGCCAGATCAAGATCGTGCAGGGCCCCGGGCGCCAAGCTGCGTCGAAGCAGATCTTCTTGCACGTTGAGGGACCCGACGGCCTGATCTTTTCGTACGTCAACGGGATGACGGAATACGGCGATAAGCCGCGGTTGGCGCGACAGTTTCCACTGGTAGCTAGCTCGTTATGTGACTGGGGCAGCGAGAGCAAAGACGTGCCGGAACTGCGCGCACCCCTTTACTCAACTGGGAGATGA
- a CDS encoding VOC family protein gives MIYLKDVSYVRLGSPDLESAETFATACLGLQVAERGKKKLYLRSDDRVHTLCYFEGDAGNQTVGFEVESDASLQDAASTLEALGHPVHAGTAEEVEQRKVKAFIGFYDPTGNHIELVVRPERSGPRYFASRDAGITGFSHVGLNSTNLLRDELFWTQVCNARVSDRIGDISLMRVNAIHHTIALLPGPAAGIQHINHQVESSDDVLRSYYLLNEKRVPIVFGPGRHPTSGARFLYFKGPDGMVFEYSVGVGEIENDETHRPRQFGFEPTSFCMWGAKPAG, from the coding sequence ATGATTTATCTCAAGGATGTCAGCTATGTCCGTCTCGGCTCGCCAGATCTCGAATCGGCCGAAACCTTTGCAACCGCTTGTCTGGGCCTGCAGGTTGCAGAACGCGGCAAGAAGAAGCTTTATTTGCGCTCCGACGATCGGGTACACACGCTGTGCTACTTCGAAGGCGATGCAGGCAATCAAACCGTTGGCTTCGAGGTCGAAAGCGATGCAAGTCTGCAGGACGCCGCATCCACCCTGGAAGCGCTCGGCCACCCCGTCCATGCTGGAACTGCCGAAGAGGTCGAGCAGCGCAAAGTGAAGGCCTTCATCGGCTTCTACGATCCGACCGGCAACCACATCGAATTGGTCGTCCGACCGGAACGCAGTGGGCCCCGCTATTTCGCCAGCCGCGATGCGGGCATTACAGGCTTCAGCCACGTCGGATTGAACTCGACCAATCTCTTGCGTGACGAGCTGTTCTGGACGCAGGTTTGCAACGCTAGAGTTAGCGATCGCATTGGTGATATTTCCCTGATGCGCGTCAACGCCATCCATCACACCATCGCGCTACTCCCTGGGCCAGCCGCCGGCATCCAACACATCAACCATCAAGTCGAGAGCAGCGATGATGTGTTGCGCTCCTACTACCTTCTGAACGAGAAACGCGTGCCAATCGTATTCGGGCCCGGCCGGCATCCGACGTCCGGCGCGCGTTTCCTTTACTTCAAAGGTCCCGACGGCATGGTCTTTGAATATTCGGTCGGGGTCGGGGAAATCGAGAATGATGAGACCCACCGTCCGCGTCAGTTCGGCTTCGAGCCCACGAGCTTCTGCATGTGGGGCGCAAAGCCCGCCGGTTAG
- a CDS encoding LysR family transcriptional regulator — protein sequence MKPDPRRRQGIDWERVHTFLEVARVGQISKACKRLRLDHSTVARRLTALETSLGVRLLARSRSGCQLTPAGEVLFAAAERAEGEFLRVTSNIGVARDEIGGSVRVGTPDGFGNYYLADRLGMLAAQHPRLLIQLVPLPRTFSLALHEADIAITLDRPEYGRLMLSKLTNYGLSVYASEQYLSREGAIETASDLPGRADNARRGSRLRTRPDYASIVGQFTSRRYECGSVVGQLEAIRSVTESGFCTTTWHRVILSLSAFFPK from the coding sequence GTGAAGCCTGATCCGCGTCGGCGACAAGGGATTGATTGGGAACGGGTGCACACGTTCCTGGAAGTTGCCCGAGTCGGCCAGATCTCGAAAGCTTGCAAACGATTGAGGCTTGATCATTCGACGGTAGCTCGTCGGCTCACAGCCCTGGAGACAAGCCTGGGGGTTCGGCTGCTGGCGCGCAGCAGGTCCGGCTGCCAACTGACGCCGGCCGGTGAGGTCCTGTTTGCGGCCGCGGAGCGGGCCGAAGGAGAGTTCCTTCGCGTAACGTCGAATATTGGCGTCGCAAGGGACGAAATCGGCGGTTCTGTTCGTGTCGGGACGCCGGACGGGTTTGGAAACTACTACCTCGCCGACCGGCTTGGGATGCTCGCAGCGCAGCATCCACGACTTCTGATCCAGCTTGTACCGCTGCCTCGCACCTTTTCGCTGGCGCTTCACGAAGCGGACATTGCGATCACGCTGGACCGGCCGGAGTACGGTCGATTGATGCTGTCAAAACTAACCAATTACGGCCTAAGTGTTTATGCGTCGGAACAATATCTGAGTCGCGAAGGGGCAATTGAAACTGCGTCTGACCTGCCTGGAAGAGCTGATAACGCACGTCGAGGATCTCGCCTACGCACGCGCCCAGACTACGCGTCGATTGTCGGGCAGTTCACATCACGCCGATACGAGTGCGGAAGCGTTGTTGGCCAACTCGAGGCCATTCGCTCCGTCACGGAATCGGGGTTCTGCACGACTACGTGGCATCGCGTTATCCTGAGCTTAAGCGCATTCTTCCCGAAATGA
- a CDS encoding amidohydrolase yields MKWPDKCEKAGCRDAWPDTIFLNGNIITADAAFRVVRAVAIRGGRFVSVGETGEVRETAGPLTEIIDLKGKTVLPGLIDTHAHVERAGLLKSTVQLNDVATVSQALDRIREYAENLPNGGWVRGAEWHPIAQLREKRFLTREELDRAAPHNPVCLPIGHFTMVNSSAMAMAGITRETVDPEGGVIHRDGATGEPNGTLEEAAENLVHAVLPQWSDDERDQQLQHAMQYFNEFGLTSAISAAVDPATMRAHQRVRQAGKATLRISAMYAPTGGLNPSMTTDEWDLFFSRIGVASDFGDDWLSFSGVKLQIDGGMTLRTAAMRDGYPDDPAYNGTIVIEPARFNALVATANRYGWRVGVHAVGDAAIDTVLDAYGRANTERSIKGRRFIIIHGSLMRPDQMERARQLDVRVDAQTTFLWEKASTVAMFLGKETADRAFPMRTMIDVMGLDAVGQGTDYPINSLNPFINMYVMVTRRDRSGHTFGAAEKISREEAIRLYTSAAARYSFSERKTGSIEPGKYADMAVISDDILSVPDDAIKDIVAIRTIVEGRTVFVRETVTGITSREQDTRT; encoded by the coding sequence ATGAAGTGGCCAGACAAGTGCGAGAAAGCCGGCTGTCGCGATGCATGGCCGGATACGATCTTCCTGAACGGCAATATTATCACCGCGGATGCCGCCTTCCGGGTTGTCCGGGCCGTCGCGATTCGCGGCGGGAGGTTCGTCTCTGTCGGAGAAACTGGCGAAGTCAGAGAGACTGCCGGCCCATTGACGGAGATCATCGATCTCAAGGGCAAGACTGTGCTGCCTGGCCTTATCGATACCCATGCTCACGTCGAGAGAGCTGGCCTCCTGAAATCCACGGTGCAATTGAACGATGTAGCCACTGTTTCCCAGGCGCTCGATCGCATCAGAGAATATGCCGAAAACTTGCCGAATGGCGGCTGGGTGAGGGGCGCAGAATGGCACCCGATTGCGCAGCTAAGGGAAAAGCGTTTCCTCACACGGGAAGAGCTAGACCGGGCCGCTCCTCACAACCCGGTATGTCTTCCCATCGGCCATTTCACCATGGTGAATTCGAGCGCGATGGCAATGGCGGGTATTACACGGGAGACGGTGGATCCCGAGGGGGGAGTCATCCACCGCGACGGGGCGACGGGAGAGCCCAATGGTACCCTGGAGGAAGCCGCAGAAAATCTTGTGCACGCGGTCTTGCCGCAATGGTCTGACGACGAGCGCGATCAGCAACTGCAGCATGCCATGCAGTATTTTAACGAGTTCGGACTCACCTCGGCTATAAGCGCGGCAGTCGACCCGGCAACAATGAGAGCGCATCAGCGCGTTCGGCAAGCCGGGAAAGCCACGCTACGGATCAGCGCGATGTATGCGCCCACCGGCGGGTTAAACCCGAGCATGACAACTGACGAGTGGGACCTTTTCTTTTCACGCATCGGAGTTGCCTCGGATTTCGGGGATGATTGGCTGAGTTTTTCAGGTGTCAAACTTCAGATTGATGGCGGCATGACACTGCGTACAGCGGCGATGCGCGACGGGTACCCCGACGATCCAGCATACAACGGCACGATCGTCATTGAGCCAGCAAGATTCAACGCACTGGTTGCAACGGCAAATCGCTACGGCTGGCGTGTGGGTGTCCACGCAGTCGGAGACGCCGCAATCGATACGGTGCTCGATGCGTACGGTCGAGCTAATACTGAACGCTCGATCAAGGGGCGTCGTTTCATCATTATTCATGGCAGTCTGATGCGCCCGGACCAGATGGAGCGTGCGCGCCAACTTGACGTGCGTGTCGACGCGCAGACGACCTTTCTCTGGGAGAAGGCGTCGACGGTCGCGATGTTTCTCGGGAAGGAAACCGCTGATCGTGCCTTTCCGATGCGCACGATGATCGATGTCATGGGGCTTGATGCGGTGGGCCAAGGAACCGATTACCCAATCAATTCCCTGAACCCGTTCATCAACATGTATGTCATGGTGACGCGGCGTGACAGGAGCGGCCACACGTTCGGTGCCGCGGAAAAAATCAGCCGCGAGGAGGCTATTCGCCTCTATACAAGCGCCGCCGCGCGATACTCGTTCTCCGAGCGAAAGACTGGATCGATAGAGCCGGGCAAATACGCAGATATGGCTGTTATTTCGGACGACATACTAAGCGTTCCGGATGACGCCATAAAGGACATCGTGGCCATTCGCACAATTGTCGAGGGACGCACTGTGTTCGTTCGCGAAACAGTGACTGGCATAACTAGCCGGGAGCAGGATACCAGGACCTAG